In the Leptolyngbya sp. SIO1E4 genome, one interval contains:
- a CDS encoding gas vesicle protein GvpV: protein MHSSRPASRIHPKISTMPRQRSESAHYLDIYKLTVEKKRLNQELASLSQRRDRIQERLHTLEQQIDDLEHMARRLQKPSSASEPNSVIYPPTHYSDSPDSETFQTVTLDY from the coding sequence ATGCATTCTTCTCGCCCCGCTAGCCGAATTCATCCCAAAATTAGCACCATGCCCCGGCAGCGCTCTGAATCTGCCCACTACTTAGATATTTATAAGCTGACGGTAGAAAAGAAACGGCTCAATCAAGAACTTGCCTCTCTTTCACAACGGCGCGATCGCATTCAAGAACGTCTGCATACGCTAGAGCAACAAATCGACGATTTAGAGCACATGGCTCGACGTCTACAGAAACCCAGCAGCGCCTCAGAACCCAATAGTGTGATTTATCCCCCCACTCACTATTCAGATTCACCGGATTCTGAGACTTTTCAGACCGTCACCTTAGATTATTAG